A portion of the Corynebacterium occultum genome contains these proteins:
- a CDS encoding DUF4244 domain-containing protein has translation MSIQKLQQSTSSRLKIADLKARTHRIMANEEGMSTVEYAMGSLAAAALAAVLYAVINGGGVVDAIEAIITDALTSTP, from the coding sequence ATGTCCATCCAGAAGCTGCAGCAGTCCACCTCCTCCCGCCTTAAGATCGCAGATCTCAAGGCCAGAACCCACCGGATCATGGCCAATGAGGAGGGGATGTCGACGGTGGAATATGCCATGGGATCTTTGGCGGCCGCGGCCCTGGCGGCGGTGCTCTACGCCGTCATCAACGGCGGCGGAGTCGTCGACGCCATCGAAGCCATCATCACCGACGCCCTGACCAGCACCCCTTAG
- a CDS encoding Rv3654c family TadE-like protein translates to MNGGRRIGALLREQGGYATLVSTAIIVVLISLGLVVIAAAGQVTASHQLRNSAELAAVAGAHAHYRGEDACAVAGETVALNTGEMKNCHTQGGDVIIEVRLRGQGAVARAGPL, encoded by the coding sequence GTGAACGGCGGTCGCCGGATCGGGGCACTACTGCGGGAGCAAGGGGGTTACGCCACCTTGGTCAGCACCGCCATCATCGTGGTGCTGATCAGCCTGGGACTGGTGGTCATCGCCGCAGCCGGGCAGGTCACCGCCAGTCACCAGCTGAGAAATAGCGCTGAGCTGGCAGCTGTGGCGGGGGCGCATGCCCATTACCGCGGTGAGGATGCCTGTGCGGTGGCCGGGGAAACAGTAGCACTCAACACCGGAGAAATGAAGAACTGCCACACCCAGGGAGGTGATGTCATCATTGAGGTCAGGCTGCGGGGTCAAGGTGCGGTGGCCCGGGCCGGGCCACTTTGA
- a CDS encoding DEAD/DEAH box helicase yields the protein MLGEELAAAITRRFPESTCTYSTTIPPRKARYGQWPEWVHPPLQAYLREQGITRPYRHQVECAEIAHRGEDVVLATGTSSGKSLGYQLPILSSLATDPRACALYLTPTKALGSDQLAVASRFCREVAGLSGVHPAPYDGDTPTEARSGIRDGSRMIFSTPDMLHVSLLAHHERWGRILRHLKFLVIDECHTYRGIFGANIALVLRRLLRIAAHYGSHPTVILASATSHDPAEHAGNLIGRKVQAVTEDGAPTGARTLMLWEPGFLEGVEGENGAPVRRSATSEAAGVMATVVAGGARTLTFVRSRRQSEVVAMRCAEDLALMGKPDLSERIASYRAGYLAEDRRRLERQLDEGELLGVATTNALELGIDVGGLDAVVTAGFPGTVASFWQQAGRAGRRGQGSLVILVGRDEPMDTYLVHHPEALLGRPVERTVFNPRNPFVLRGHIYCAAVEKPLSTADVENFQAGEVVAELEAAGLLRRRPRGWFAVARPADDSGLPTPDTAHTSVSLRGGSGEEVMIVDISDGRLLGTIDSARAASQVHPGAVYLHQGESFVIEELDFEDYVALARPEVPDYTTFARSQTDIQITSAAGEDELYSPSPGLWVANVDVEVTDRVTGYVARMPDGTVLDSVPLQMPPQVLQTRAVAYTIDPAALGAMGIPVAEVPGALHAAEHAAIGLLPLLATCDRWDIGGVSTALHPDTGLPTVFVYDGHPGGAGFADTGFQRFRVWIEATFEAVHSCRCESGCPSCVQSPKCGNGNNPLSKSGALALLGAMVTMLGSQPEVG from the coding sequence CTGCTGGGCGAGGAGCTGGCCGCCGCCATCACCCGACGCTTCCCCGAATCCACCTGCACTTACAGCACCACCATCCCACCCCGGAAAGCCCGCTATGGCCAATGGCCGGAATGGGTTCATCCACCTCTGCAGGCCTACCTCCGGGAGCAGGGAATCACCCGCCCCTACCGCCACCAGGTGGAGTGCGCGGAAATTGCCCACCGAGGTGAGGATGTGGTGCTGGCCACAGGCACCTCCTCCGGTAAATCCCTGGGCTATCAGCTCCCCATCCTTTCCTCCCTCGCCACCGACCCCCGTGCCTGCGCCCTCTACCTCACTCCGACCAAGGCCTTGGGTTCCGATCAGCTGGCGGTGGCCTCCCGGTTCTGCCGTGAGGTGGCAGGCCTGTCCGGGGTGCACCCCGCCCCCTATGACGGCGACACTCCCACCGAGGCCCGCAGCGGGATCCGGGACGGTTCCCGGATGATTTTCTCCACCCCGGACATGCTGCACGTTTCCCTCCTGGCACACCATGAGCGCTGGGGCCGGATACTGCGTCACCTGAAGTTCCTGGTCATCGATGAATGTCACACCTACCGCGGCATCTTCGGCGCGAATATCGCACTGGTGCTGCGACGCCTGCTGCGCATCGCCGCCCATTACGGCTCCCACCCCACCGTGATCCTGGCCTCAGCAACCTCCCATGACCCGGCCGAGCATGCCGGCAACCTGATCGGCAGAAAGGTGCAGGCGGTCACCGAGGATGGCGCCCCCACCGGGGCACGCACCCTCATGCTCTGGGAACCGGGCTTCCTGGAAGGGGTGGAGGGCGAGAATGGTGCACCGGTGCGTCGTTCCGCAACTTCGGAGGCCGCCGGAGTGATGGCCACCGTGGTCGCCGGCGGGGCACGCACCCTCACCTTCGTCCGCTCCCGCCGCCAGTCGGAGGTGGTGGCGATGCGCTGCGCGGAGGATCTGGCTCTGATGGGAAAACCAGACCTCAGCGAAAGAATCGCCTCCTACCGGGCCGGTTACCTCGCCGAGGACCGGAGAAGGTTGGAACGGCAGCTCGATGAGGGTGAACTTCTGGGTGTGGCCACCACCAATGCACTGGAACTCGGTATCGATGTCGGGGGGTTGGATGCGGTGGTCACCGCCGGCTTTCCCGGCACGGTGGCCTCCTTCTGGCAGCAGGCCGGGCGAGCGGGACGCCGGGGGCAGGGCTCCCTGGTGATCCTGGTCGGCCGGGACGAACCGATGGACACCTATCTTGTGCACCATCCGGAGGCACTGTTGGGACGCCCGGTGGAAAGGACCGTCTTCAACCCACGGAATCCTTTTGTACTCCGTGGCCACATCTATTGCGCGGCCGTCGAAAAGCCCCTGAGCACGGCTGATGTCGAGAACTTCCAGGCCGGGGAGGTGGTGGCCGAGCTGGAGGCGGCGGGCCTGTTGCGACGCCGCCCGCGAGGCTGGTTCGCGGTGGCTCGTCCCGCCGATGATTCCGGACTGCCGACCCCGGACACCGCGCACACCTCGGTGAGCCTGCGCGGTGGTTCGGGCGAGGAGGTCATGATCGTCGATATCAGCGATGGTCGACTACTGGGTACCATCGACTCCGCCCGGGCAGCCTCCCAGGTCCACCCCGGCGCGGTTTATCTGCACCAGGGCGAGAGCTTTGTCATTGAGGAGCTGGATTTCGAGGACTACGTGGCTCTGGCGCGGCCCGAGGTGCCGGATTACACCACTTTCGCGCGGAGCCAGACTGATATTCAGATCACCTCGGCGGCCGGGGAGGATGAGCTCTACAGTCCTTCGCCGGGGTTGTGGGTGGCCAATGTTGATGTGGAGGTCACAGATCGGGTGACCGGTTATGTGGCCCGGATGCCGGATGGGACGGTGTTGGATTCGGTGCCGCTGCAGATGCCGCCGCAGGTTCTGCAGACCCGGGCGGTGGCTTACACCATTGATCCGGCGGCACTGGGCGCGATGGGGATTCCGGTCGCCGAGGTCCCTGGCGCATTGCATGCCGCGGAACATGCGGCGATCGGACTTCTGCCCCTGTTGGCGACCTGTGACCGCTGGGACATCGGTGGGGTGTCCACTGCCCTGCATCCGGACACCGGGTTGCCGACGGTGTTTGTCTATGACGGGCACCCTGGTGGGGCGGGGTTCGCGGACACCGGTTTCCAGCGTTTCCGGGTGTGGATTGAGGCCACCTTTGAGGCGGTGCATTCCTGCCGTTGTGAGTCCGGGTGCCCTTCCTGTGTGCAGTCACCGAAGTGTGGTAACGGCAATAATCCGCTGAGCAAGTCGGGGGCGCTGGCCCTGCTCGGGGCGATGGTGACGATGTTGGGTTCCCAGCCGGAGGTCGGGTGA
- a CDS encoding cold-shock protein, translating into MAQGTVKWFNAEKGFGFIAPEDGSADVFVHYSEIQGNGFRTLEENQQVEFEIGEGAKGPQAQAVNPL; encoded by the coding sequence ATGGCACAGGGAACTGTGAAGTGGTTCAACGCGGAGAAGGGCTTCGGCTTTATCGCTCCGGAAGATGGATCCGCTGACGTTTTCGTCCACTACTCCGAGATTCAGGGCAACGGTTTCCGTACCCTCGAGGAGAACCAGCAGGTTGAGTTCGAGATCGGCGAAGGCGCCAAGGGCCCGCAGGCTCAGGCTGTTAACCCGCTGTAA
- a CDS encoding DedA family protein → MSENFVSWVESLMTSDAFYPALSLVVLIDSLLPLIPSETVISLAGAWSGARGVPNLFLILLFATLAAIIGDNLCYFFGTRLIGVVNRIPGDSSRGKALKWARRNLNERDVSTIIIARFIPWARWFVTIILGSVGYSWRRFLLWDSIGAFIWAIQATFLGYLGGWLFQEQPLIGLVAGATFGIIFGLLLQYLQRRWQRSRPQH, encoded by the coding sequence TTGAGCGAGAACTTCGTGTCATGGGTCGAATCCCTGATGACCTCCGACGCCTTCTACCCGGCACTCAGCCTGGTGGTTCTCATCGACAGCCTTCTCCCCCTGATCCCGAGCGAGACCGTCATCTCGTTGGCTGGGGCATGGTCCGGGGCGCGCGGCGTGCCGAACCTCTTCCTGATTCTTCTTTTCGCTACCCTGGCCGCCATCATCGGCGATAATCTCTGCTATTTCTTCGGCACCCGCCTGATCGGGGTCGTCAACCGTATCCCGGGTGATTCCAGCCGCGGCAAAGCTCTGAAGTGGGCCCGCAGGAATCTCAACGAACGTGATGTCTCAACGATCATCATCGCCCGCTTCATCCCCTGGGCACGCTGGTTCGTGACCATCATCCTCGGCTCGGTGGGTTATTCCTGGCGACGTTTCCTACTCTGGGACTCCATCGGCGCTTTCATCTGGGCGATCCAGGCCACCTTCCTGGGGTATCTCGGCGGTTGGCTCTTCCAGGAGCAACCCCTGATCGGACTCGTGGCCGGCGCCACCTTCGGCATCATCTTCGGCCTGCTGCTGCAGTACCTGCAGCGTCGTTGGCAACGCTCTCGCCCCCAGCATTGA
- the topA gene encoding type I DNA topoisomerase → MAADNGSDVKRLVIVESATKAKKIQPYLGNNYIVEASVGHIRDLPRGAADVPAKYKKEPWARLGVDTDHGFSPLYVVSPDKKKKVADLKAKLKQVDELYLATDPDREGEAIAWHLLEVLNPQVPVRRMVFHEITKPAILEAAANTRELDHNLVDAQETRRILDRLYGYEISPVLWKKVMPRLSAGRVQSVATRVIVERERERMAFVSADYWDIAAELDTGNQGQDPENPRTFKAKLTAIDGVRIAQGRDFNDRGQLTSEVVVVDQVRAEALAAGLQKAQLSVAGVEEKPYTRRPYAPFMTSTLQQEAGRKLHFTSERTMRIAQRLYENGHITYMRTDSTSLSASGIEAARAQARELYGAAFVAESPRRYDRKVKNSQEAHEAIRPAGETFATPGQLHGQLDAEEYKLYELIWQRTVASQMSDAKGTSMKVTVSGEAESGEQVEFSATGRTLTFPGFLRAYVETTLNAEGRDVADNAESRLPRLNKDDDLSVNHLEAAGHSTNPPARYTEASLVKKMEDLGIGRPSTYASIIRTIQDRGYVLPRGNALVPSWVAFAVIGLMEQNFEDLVDYDFTSSMEDELDNIASGQEDRTEWLNGFYFGNPDASDAKAESIARKGGLKTLVGENLEQIDARLVNSLHLYDDSEGRAINVRVGRYGPYIERQVGVKEDGEPEYQRANLPESTTPDELTLEVAEKLFATPQGGRELGVNPANGRVIVAKEGRYGPYVTEQVREDERERAETEAEKIILVEREEEDRQRAEEGKRKKNWDTKTAANQKEKRINQLVEESLKPATASLFSSMEPATVTLEQALQLLSLPREVGVDPVDNEVITAQNGRYGPYLKKGTDSRSLANEEQIFTVTLDEARRIYAEPKRRGRAAATPPLKVLGDNDVSGKPMTVKDGRFGPYVTDGETNASLRKGDVPEKLTDARANELLSERRAKEAADGGTKKTTKKTTAKKTTAKKTTKKTTAKKTTKKPPQTTKRVVKAGTRKQ, encoded by the coding sequence GTGGCAGCAGACAATGGCTCGGACGTCAAACGACTTGTGATTGTCGAGTCGGCGACCAAGGCAAAGAAGATACAGCCTTACCTGGGAAACAACTACATCGTCGAAGCCTCGGTGGGTCATATCCGTGACCTGCCGCGCGGTGCTGCAGATGTTCCCGCAAAGTACAAGAAGGAACCCTGGGCCCGCCTCGGCGTGGACACCGACCACGGTTTCTCCCCCTTGTACGTGGTCAGCCCCGATAAGAAGAAGAAGGTCGCTGACCTCAAGGCCAAGCTCAAGCAGGTCGATGAGCTGTACCTCGCAACAGACCCCGACCGTGAGGGCGAGGCCATTGCCTGGCACCTGCTCGAAGTCCTGAACCCCCAGGTTCCGGTCCGCCGCATGGTCTTCCACGAGATCACGAAGCCGGCCATCCTCGAGGCGGCCGCCAACACCCGCGAACTCGACCACAACCTGGTCGACGCCCAGGAAACCCGCCGCATCCTGGACCGCCTCTATGGCTATGAGATCTCCCCGGTGCTGTGGAAGAAGGTCATGCCGCGGCTGTCGGCCGGGCGGGTGCAGTCCGTGGCCACCCGCGTGATCGTCGAACGCGAACGCGAACGCATGGCCTTCGTCTCCGCCGACTACTGGGATATCGCCGCCGAGCTGGACACCGGCAACCAGGGGCAGGACCCGGAGAACCCCCGCACCTTCAAGGCCAAGCTCACCGCCATCGACGGGGTGCGCATCGCCCAGGGCCGTGATTTCAATGACCGCGGCCAACTGACCTCTGAAGTTGTGGTCGTGGATCAGGTTCGTGCCGAGGCGTTGGCAGCCGGTCTCCAAAAAGCCCAGCTCAGTGTCGCGGGGGTCGAGGAAAAGCCCTATACCCGTCGCCCCTACGCACCCTTCATGACCTCCACCCTGCAGCAGGAGGCCGGCCGTAAGCTGCACTTCACCTCGGAGCGGACCATGCGCATTGCGCAGCGTCTCTACGAGAACGGTCACATCACCTATATGCGTACTGACTCCACCTCGCTCTCTGCCTCCGGTATCGAGGCCGCCCGGGCTCAGGCACGGGAGCTCTATGGCGCCGCCTTCGTCGCAGAAAGCCCGCGTCGTTATGACCGCAAGGTGAAGAACTCCCAGGAGGCCCACGAGGCCATCCGTCCCGCCGGCGAAACCTTCGCCACCCCGGGTCAGCTGCACGGCCAGCTCGATGCGGAGGAATACAAGCTCTATGAGCTGATCTGGCAGCGCACCGTCGCCTCCCAGATGTCGGACGCGAAGGGCACCTCCATGAAGGTGACCGTCAGCGGTGAGGCCGAAAGTGGGGAACAGGTGGAGTTCTCCGCCACCGGCCGCACCCTCACCTTCCCCGGTTTCCTCCGCGCCTATGTCGAAACCACCCTCAACGCCGAGGGGCGCGATGTCGCCGACAACGCAGAGAGCCGCTTGCCGCGCCTGAACAAGGATGATGATCTCAGCGTCAACCATCTTGAAGCTGCCGGTCACTCCACCAATCCGCCGGCCCGTTACACCGAAGCCAGCCTGGTGAAGAAGATGGAGGACCTGGGCATCGGTCGTCCTTCAACCTATGCGTCGATCATCCGCACCATCCAGGACCGTGGTTATGTCCTGCCGCGCGGTAACGCCCTGGTCCCCAGCTGGGTGGCCTTCGCCGTGATCGGCCTGATGGAGCAGAACTTCGAGGACCTGGTCGACTATGACTTCACCTCCTCCATGGAGGATGAGCTCGATAACATCGCCAGTGGTCAAGAGGACCGCACCGAATGGCTCAACGGCTTCTACTTCGGCAACCCCGATGCCTCTGACGCCAAGGCCGAGTCCATTGCCCGTAAGGGCGGACTCAAGACCCTGGTCGGTGAGAACCTCGAGCAGATCGACGCCCGACTGGTGAACTCCCTGCACCTCTACGATGATTCCGAGGGTCGGGCCATCAATGTCCGGGTGGGTCGTTACGGCCCCTATATTGAACGCCAGGTGGGTGTGAAGGAGGATGGCGAACCGGAGTACCAGCGCGCCAACCTGCCGGAATCCACCACTCCGGATGAGTTGACCCTGGAGGTCGCCGAGAAGCTCTTCGCCACCCCGCAGGGCGGTCGTGAGCTGGGTGTGAACCCGGCCAATGGTCGTGTCATCGTGGCCAAGGAAGGCCGCTATGGTCCTTATGTCACCGAGCAGGTGCGTGAGGATGAGCGTGAGCGGGCTGAGACTGAGGCGGAGAAGATCATCCTCGTGGAACGCGAGGAGGAGGACCGCCAGCGCGCCGAGGAAGGCAAGCGGAAGAAGAACTGGGACACCAAGACCGCCGCCAACCAGAAGGAGAAGCGGATCAACCAGCTGGTCGAGGAATCCCTCAAGCCGGCCACCGCCTCCCTCTTCTCCTCCATGGAACCTGCCACCGTCACCCTGGAGCAGGCGCTGCAGCTGCTTTCCCTGCCCCGCGAGGTCGGTGTCGACCCGGTGGACAATGAGGTCATCACCGCACAGAACGGCCGCTACGGCCCCTATCTGAAGAAGGGCACCGACTCCCGTTCCCTGGCAAATGAGGAGCAGATCTTCACCGTCACCCTGGATGAGGCCCGCCGTATCTACGCTGAGCCCAAACGCCGTGGCCGTGCCGCTGCCACCCCGCCGTTGAAGGTGCTGGGGGACAATGACGTTTCCGGCAAGCCGATGACCGTCAAGGACGGCCGCTTCGGCCCCTATGTCACCGATGGCGAGACCAACGCCTCGTTGCGCAAGGGAGATGTTCCGGAAAAGCTTACCGACGCCCGCGCCAATGAGCTGCTCTCTGAGCGTCGCGCCAAGGAAGCCGCCGATGGTGGAACCAAGAAGACCACCAAGAAGACCACGGCGAAGAAAACCACCGCCAAGAAGACCACCAAGAAGACCACGGCGAAGAAAACCACCAAGAAGCCGCCGCAGACCACCAAGCGTGTAGTCAAGGCCGGCACCCGGAAGCAGTAA
- a CDS encoding fatty acid desaturase family protein, which produces MIANPHVASFLDLAEKVNDAGLMRRCYGFYWRRILFWTLSIIGVLIGVALLGDSWWQLIFAVLLGLAMSQLGFISHEAAHQEIFLSRKWNEWTSRVIAGLFIGLSYGWWVDKHGRHHANPNKERSDPDVGSGVFSLTPENTDKRTGLAAKLARYQGWYFLPLLPFEGFSLHFSSVKAILTAPRIRHRWAEILFVGIRLICIPVYLFIVLPFWVALAFIFVQTLVFGLLLGGAFAASHIGMPTVPHDVKLDFLRRQVHMSRNIRGNRVVHFLMGGLQYQVEHHLFPRTPRPNLPALQKLVREHCAHHRIPYSETTLGEAYGIIIRYLNQVGLRNHDPYTCPLVLQYRG; this is translated from the coding sequence ATGATCGCTAACCCTCATGTCGCGTCTTTCCTTGATCTGGCAGAGAAAGTCAATGACGCTGGTCTCATGCGACGCTGCTATGGCTTCTACTGGAGGCGGATTCTCTTCTGGACCCTGTCCATCATCGGGGTTCTCATTGGCGTGGCCCTGCTCGGTGACAGCTGGTGGCAGCTTATTTTCGCGGTCCTGCTGGGACTTGCGATGTCCCAGCTGGGATTCATCAGTCATGAAGCCGCCCATCAGGAGATCTTTCTTTCACGGAAGTGGAATGAATGGACCTCCCGGGTCATCGCAGGCCTGTTCATCGGTCTGAGTTATGGCTGGTGGGTGGACAAGCACGGTCGTCACCACGCCAACCCCAACAAAGAACGCTCAGACCCCGATGTCGGGTCAGGGGTGTTCTCCCTGACGCCGGAGAACACGGACAAACGTACTGGCCTGGCTGCGAAGCTTGCCCGCTATCAGGGATGGTATTTTCTGCCCTTGTTGCCCTTCGAGGGATTCTCCCTGCATTTCTCCTCCGTCAAAGCCATCCTCACCGCGCCGCGGATCAGGCACCGGTGGGCCGAGATCCTCTTCGTCGGAATCCGACTGATCTGCATCCCGGTGTATCTGTTCATCGTCCTGCCTTTTTGGGTGGCACTGGCTTTCATCTTCGTCCAGACCCTTGTGTTCGGGCTGCTACTGGGTGGGGCGTTCGCGGCCAGTCACATCGGCATGCCGACCGTCCCCCACGACGTGAAACTTGATTTTCTGCGCAGACAGGTGCACATGTCCCGCAATATCCGGGGCAACCGGGTGGTGCACTTCCTCATGGGGGGACTGCAGTACCAGGTGGAGCACCACCTGTTTCCCCGGACACCCCGGCCGAATCTTCCCGCCCTGCAGAAGCTGGTCCGCGAACATTGCGCCCACCACCGCATTCCTTATTCCGAGACGACCCTGGGAGAGGCCTACGGCATCATCATCCGCTATCTCAACCAGGTCGGATTGCGGAACCATGATCCCTACACCTGCCCCCTGGTTCTTCAATACCGGGGCTGA
- a CDS encoding ferredoxin produces MEVSLNYDTCIASGNCGYIAPDIFQNLEEHEGFVSLRKEQPSKSEWPAVQRAGRLCPSGTIFLTGGGEGQDEEEEPDGKVERPRSRGSAS; encoded by the coding sequence GTGGAGGTCTCCCTCAATTACGACACCTGCATCGCCTCCGGTAACTGCGGGTACATCGCCCCCGATATCTTCCAGAACCTGGAGGAGCACGAGGGTTTCGTCAGTCTGAGGAAAGAGCAACCCTCGAAATCGGAATGGCCCGCTGTCCAGCGGGCTGGGCGACTCTGCCCATCGGGAACGATCTTCCTCACCGGTGGGGGCGAAGGGCAGGATGAAGAGGAAGAACCCGATGGGAAAGTGGAGCGCCCCCGCTCCCGAGGAAGTGCCTCATGA
- a CDS encoding AI-2E family transporter: protein MPDTGAGDAEHLLEVPTNIGTGAGIPVVTESEPPAVAPWSDTLGRTASRAAQLLLLSAVLVGVMWLLVRVSLVVIAALAALILASAVYPLVRWLKGKGWSSLLATGAAFIGILALLSGLVTGIVFAVRSEWDTLSASAVEGWQELQGFVMSGPLPVDTAAIDEALQQATALVTSGAFVGSALTGITAATEFVTGVVLMIVILFFFLKDGPKMWNFALRWVRGETRARFAESGDRTIQILGGYVRGTAIIAAVDAVFIGVALALLGVPLALPLAVIVFVGAFLPIVGATIAGLLAALVALVTNGLIVALIVIAVVIVVNQLEGDLLQPVVMGRTLSLHALVVLLALSVGTIIGGIFGAILAVPLTAVGWAVIQVWTNTYQAGEDPVLGEDPLDAKDRVEAKSSMAERWKYQQMRYQERFNRTLYLTRSSTLRKDEHGGKKNNRHRRD from the coding sequence TTGCCGGACACCGGGGCAGGGGATGCGGAGCATCTCCTTGAGGTGCCCACGAACATCGGGACCGGGGCAGGGATTCCCGTTGTCACCGAGTCGGAGCCACCGGCGGTCGCCCCCTGGTCCGACACCCTGGGGCGGACTGCCTCCCGGGCGGCCCAGCTTCTGCTTCTGTCCGCGGTGCTTGTCGGGGTGATGTGGCTGCTGGTGCGTGTCTCCCTCGTGGTGATCGCGGCCCTCGCGGCGTTGATTCTGGCCTCCGCGGTTTACCCGCTGGTCAGATGGCTCAAAGGTAAGGGGTGGTCGAGCCTGTTGGCCACGGGTGCCGCCTTCATCGGCATTCTTGCGTTGCTGAGTGGTCTGGTCACTGGAATCGTTTTTGCGGTGCGCAGCGAATGGGACACGCTCTCCGCCTCCGCGGTAGAGGGCTGGCAGGAGCTGCAGGGTTTTGTCATGTCAGGCCCACTGCCCGTTGATACCGCGGCGATTGATGAGGCGCTGCAACAGGCCACGGCGCTGGTGACCAGTGGCGCGTTTGTGGGCAGCGCACTGACCGGTATCACCGCAGCCACGGAGTTCGTCACCGGGGTGGTGCTCATGATCGTCATTCTGTTCTTCTTCCTGAAGGACGGGCCGAAAATGTGGAACTTCGCCTTGCGGTGGGTCCGCGGGGAAACCCGTGCCCGGTTTGCGGAGTCGGGTGACCGCACCATCCAGATTCTGGGTGGCTATGTACGCGGCACGGCGATTATCGCGGCCGTCGATGCGGTGTTCATCGGTGTGGCCCTGGCTCTGCTCGGGGTGCCGTTGGCATTGCCACTCGCGGTTATCGTGTTCGTGGGCGCATTCCTGCCGATTGTCGGTGCCACCATCGCTGGGCTTCTCGCCGCCTTGGTGGCACTGGTAACCAACGGACTCATCGTGGCGTTGATCGTGATCGCGGTCGTCATCGTGGTCAACCAGCTGGAGGGGGATCTGCTGCAGCCGGTGGTCATGGGCCGGACGCTCAGTCTGCACGCACTCGTCGTGTTGCTGGCACTGTCGGTCGGCACAATCATCGGCGGTATTTTCGGTGCGATCCTCGCGGTTCCGTTGACCGCGGTGGGGTGGGCTGTGATCCAGGTGTGGACGAACACGTACCAGGCGGGTGAAGACCCGGTGCTGGGGGAGGACCCGCTTGATGCCAAGGACCGGGTCGAAGCGAAGTCCAGCATGGCGGAGCGCTGGAAATACCAGCAGATGCGCTACCAGGAGCGCTTCAACCGGACCCTTTACCTCACCCGGAGTTCGACCCTCCGCAAGGATGAGCATGGCGGGAAGAAGAACAACCGCCACCGACGGGACTGA
- a CDS encoding lysoplasmalogenase — MSGVLAVFRRRTEEGIQALRHSLLRATREPERAGYLLAADLNTWTPLLGQERLKRLAKPMLMPLLSGRVLRSPASAAEKSVALLGLAGGCFGDVILLQPGKLPQGALGFGINHLAYLWLLWQRGARPSTTRIMVRAVPLAMAVGLVARKRPRLVPVAAGYGSLLAAVSALGDDPALLRESIPTLGLGHGGNLFLLSDALLIGRELLLGREGWPAKLADAGVMGTYTIAQMLLVDGLFPDGK; from the coding sequence GTGAGTGGAGTTCTGGCGGTTTTCCGCCGCCGCACCGAGGAAGGCATCCAGGCGCTGAGGCATTCCCTGCTCAGAGCTACCCGGGAACCGGAGCGCGCAGGTTACCTCCTGGCTGCCGATCTGAACACCTGGACCCCGCTGCTGGGGCAGGAACGACTTAAACGCCTGGCCAAACCGATGCTGATGCCGCTGCTCAGTGGGCGGGTATTACGCTCCCCGGCATCTGCGGCGGAGAAGTCGGTTGCTCTGCTGGGACTGGCTGGAGGCTGTTTCGGTGATGTGATCCTGCTGCAACCCGGGAAACTTCCCCAGGGCGCACTCGGTTTCGGGATCAACCATCTGGCCTACCTCTGGCTGCTCTGGCAGCGGGGTGCCCGCCCCTCAACCACCCGGATCATGGTCCGGGCTGTGCCGCTGGCCATGGCGGTGGGGTTGGTGGCCCGGAAGCGCCCCAGGTTGGTGCCCGTTGCCGCAGGTTATGGCAGTCTGCTGGCGGCGGTTTCGGCGCTTGGCGACGACCCCGCCTTACTCCGGGAAAGCATCCCCACCCTGGGCCTGGGACATGGCGGGAATCTCTTCCTGCTCTCTGATGCCCTGCTGATCGGCCGGGAACTGCTCCTGGGCCGGGAGGGTTGGCCGGCGAAGTTGGCGGATGCCGGCGTGATGGGAACCTACACCATCGCCCAGATGTTGCTGGTGGACGGGCTTTTCCCTGATGGGAAATGA